The nucleotide window TCCAAGATATTCTTCAGCATCTCTTTTTAATTTCTGAAGAATCATTGAAGAAATCTGCTGAGGAGTATACTGTTTATCATCTATTTTAACTTTGTATTCGCTCCCCATTTCGCGCTTGATTGAAATAACAGTGCGTTCCGGGTTTGCCACGGCCTGGCGCTTGGCAAGCATTCCAACTAGAGTTTCTTTGTCTTTCGTAAACGCAACAACTGAAGGTGTAGTTCTTCCACCTTCAGAGTTCGGAATAATCGTCACATTATCCCCCTCTTTTACTGCAACACAGCTATTTGTTGTACCTAAGTCAATTCCAATTATTTTTTCCATTTCTTCCCCATCCTTTTTATTTTAATTTCATTTTTATGGATTATTCTGTAAAAACTATTTCCCCTCATACTTCCCTATTCTCACTTGAGCGGCCCTTATTACTCTCCCCGCCAGCCTATATCCCTTTCTCATTACTGCAACAATTTGGCCGTCTTTCTCCTCATCTTCTACTGTTTCTGTTGAAACTACCTCGTGCAAAGACGGATCGTACTCACCCTCAGTTTTTATTTGATCAAGTCCTAGAGAAACCATTGCATCAAAAAACTGCTTTGTTATCATGGAAACCCCTTTATATAAACTGCTCTCTGTGTCTTCTACTGCTGCACAAACTCTTTCAAGATTTTCAAAAACTGGTAAGAGCGAGTCTATCGCCTTTTCTGCTGCAAACTTTTTGTCTCTTTCCCTATCTCTATCTACTCTTGTTCTAAAATTATAATAGTCTGCTCTTGCACGTGCGACCTCTTCTTTAAGACAAATTATCTCTGTTTTGTTTTTTTCTGTTTCGGCAATAAGTTCTTCTATTTTAGAAACTTCGTTTTCTCTACCCTCGGCTTGGAGCAACTCCTCTACAACCGAAGCATTTTCAGCGGCATTTCCCTCTCTATTGTCATAGGATTCTGTTTTTTTGCGTTTATTACTCATTTAATCTGCTCCCTTCCTTTCAGAATCAGGCTCTAATATATGCAATACTCTATCTAGGGCTGTTACCGCTCTCTCGTAATCCATTCTTTCTGGTCCAATTACTCCGACAATCGCCCTTTGCCCTTCAGCCTCAAGTGAAAAAGCCACAATTGATGACTTTTTCATGGCAGGAGAATCATTTTCTTCTCCAATTACAACGTTAATTCCTTTTTTTATACAGCTGTTTACCAGTTCTGCCATGCTGCTCTCTTGCTCAATAAACTCATATAAAGCTTGGATTCTGCTTAAATCCTGAAAATCCGGCAGATTTAACATGTGGCTCATTGAACCAGTAAATACTTTCATAGTGGGATCCAATATAATATGCTCTAATTCTTTTAAGGCCTCTTTACAAGCGAATCTATACTCGACAAGCTCCTGTTTTATATAATTTCGGAAAGCTCCTTGAACCTCAGACCATGGTCGGCCTGCAAAAAGGTTTACTCGTCTTGAAAGATCATCTAAATAATCTTGTGATAAATCCCAGGGAAGATTTATTGTTTTTTGATGTACCAATCCACCTTGCAAAACCACAAGCAAGAGAACGAGCTTATCACTTATTCTCACAAAATCAACTTTTTGGAATCTCATCATTTCCAAAGGAGCTAAGGCTGCGATGCCAACATAGTTGGACATTCTACTCAATATATCTGAGGCGGACTCGAGCGCTCCTTCAATACCTTTCCGATGTTCGCACAAATTTTTTATCCATTTATCACACTGTTTTTCAGAATCAACCCGGCTTAACATTGAGTCTACATACAAACGATATCCAAGAGTGGTAGGGATGCGTCCTGAAGAAGTGTGAGTTTGCTTTAAGAACCCCATCTCTTCAAGCTCTGACATTTCATTACGTATAGTCGCAGAGCTACTATTAGTAATGTAGCGATGAGAAATAGTTTTTGAGCCTACGCTTTCACCGCTTTTAATATATTCATAAACAACAGACAAGACTATTCCCAGCTGCCTTTCAGTTAGCAAGACTCTCACCCCCATCACTCTTTAGCACTCTCATTGACTGAGTGCCAACTCTCTCTGTCCGGCTAACAATATCAGTCAATCGAGTATATGTCAATACAGGTCAAAGAAATAATTTCGCAGTTTTTACGTATTTTTATTTGAAAAAATTAAGAAGAGTAAAAGAGATTGTTAATGTATTATAATGTAGCTTGTTGATTTATTTTTGTATGTCCGTCAATTAATTGACAGATAGAGACAAAACAATACTGTTTAACCAATTAATGTTTATGCTGATAGAGGTGTTCTTGTGGCAATATATCAAATGCGATTTTTAAATAAAGAAGAACTTGCATGTGTGCTGGAAAAAATTGGAGCAGACAAACGCTGTTTGCCTTTTTTTGACAATAAAAGAGAAATTAAATCTCTTTTTCTTTCTGATGTAGACGTGCGTGCCGCAAATATTATAAAACAAGAAATGCTTTCGCTCGGAGGTGATGCGGCAGTAAACTCCGGTACGATAGACTGCTCTTCAAGTCATAGTCATATAATTTTATTTGGTACAAAAAAACAACTTCTTTTGTTCTCCAATAAAATTAAAACTATGGATTGGTGGGGGTTACCTGAGATAGCGAAGGAAGTGCAAACTGCCGTTACGCTACTAACCGACAAGCCACATTTTCTCAAACTTCCTCATGGGAAAGATATTGAACTAAACAAA belongs to Synergistaceae bacterium and includes:
- the hrcA gene encoding heat-inducible transcription repressor HrcA, giving the protein MLTERQLGIVLSVVYEYIKSGESVGSKTISHRYITNSSSATIRNEMSELEEMGFLKQTHTSSGRIPTTLGYRLYVDSMLSRVDSEKQCDKWIKNLCEHRKGIEGALESASDILSRMSNYVGIAALAPLEMMRFQKVDFVRISDKLVLLLVVLQGGLVHQKTINLPWDLSQDYLDDLSRRVNLFAGRPWSEVQGAFRNYIKQELVEYRFACKEALKELEHIILDPTMKVFTGSMSHMLNLPDFQDLSRIQALYEFIEQESSMAELVNSCIKKGINVVIGEENDSPAMKKSSIVAFSLEAEGQRAIVGVIGPERMDYERAVTALDRVLHILEPDSERKGAD
- a CDS encoding nucleotide exchange factor GrpE, which gives rise to MSNKRKKTESYDNREGNAAENASVVEELLQAEGRENEVSKIEELIAETEKNKTEIICLKEEVARARADYYNFRTRVDRDRERDKKFAAEKAIDSLLPVFENLERVCAAVEDTESSLYKGVSMITKQFFDAMVSLGLDQIKTEGEYDPSLHEVVSTETVEDEEKDGQIVAVMRKGYRLAGRVIRAAQVRIGKYEGK
- a CDS encoding Hsp70 family protein, whose amino-acid sequence is MEKIIGIDLGTTNSCVAVKEGDNVTIIPNSEGGRTTPSVVAFTKDKETLVGMLAKRQAVANPERTVISIKREMGSEYKVKIDDKQYTPQQISSMILQKLKRDAEEYLGGTVTKAVITCPAYFTDAQRQATKDAGTIAGLEVLRVINEPTAACLAYGVDKEGDHKIMVFDLGGGTFDVSILDVGEGVFEVLS